In Arthrobacter sp. StoSoilB5, one genomic interval encodes:
- a CDS encoding DUF3710 domain-containing protein, with amino-acid sequence MLFGRGKKSKAERPETAGTVEENDAAEARIPAAGESGTKGDFRLGKGPWDIDEIEDRDGYVDLGALLIAPADGLQLRLEVEEATQRVVAVTMDLAGSSLQLQAFAAPRSEGLWDEIREQIGQSVASQGGETEEVPGTFGTELVAKLPAEATDGSRGFRAARFMGVDGPRWFLRGVLGGEAALDREAAAGLEELFRRVVVVRGDNPMPPRELLQLRLPKDAAAQGPAQSQAAAAEPGAQQGGPAMQQPERGPEITQIG; translated from the coding sequence ATGCTTTTTGGGCGCGGCAAAAAGTCCAAGGCCGAGCGGCCGGAAACCGCTGGCACCGTCGAGGAAAACGACGCGGCTGAGGCAAGAATCCCTGCAGCTGGCGAGTCCGGCACCAAGGGTGATTTCCGGCTTGGCAAAGGCCCTTGGGACATCGATGAGATCGAGGACCGCGATGGATACGTGGATCTTGGCGCACTCCTGATCGCCCCGGCCGACGGACTCCAGTTACGGCTGGAAGTGGAAGAAGCTACCCAGCGCGTGGTGGCCGTTACCATGGACCTGGCCGGCTCAAGCCTCCAGCTCCAGGCATTCGCTGCCCCGCGTTCGGAAGGCCTTTGGGATGAGATCCGCGAGCAGATCGGACAATCCGTAGCCAGCCAGGGTGGCGAGACTGAAGAAGTGCCTGGAACGTTTGGCACGGAGCTCGTGGCGAAACTGCCAGCCGAGGCTACCGATGGCAGCCGGGGTTTCCGCGCCGCCCGCTTCATGGGTGTGGATGGTCCCCGGTGGTTCCTTCGTGGTGTCCTCGGTGGCGAAGCGGCACTGGACCGGGAGGCCGCGGCAGGCTTGGAAGAACTGTTCCGGCGCGTGGTTGTTGTCCGCGGTGACAACCCTATGCCGCCGCGCGAATTGCTGCAGCTGCGCCTGCCCAAGGATGCTGCCGCCCAGGGCCCAGCCCAATCCCAGGCGGCAGCTGCCGAACCCGGCGCACAGCAAGGCGGGCCCGCCATGCAGCAGCCGGAGCGTGGACCGGAGATCACCCAGATTGGCTGA
- a CDS encoding IS481 family transposase has protein sequence MSHRNARLTPTGRRILIERVLAGRPVAHVAKEMGISRTCAHRWISRYRTHGWAGLEDRSSRPRSCPHATSAALVADVLTQRVKHREGPAGLAARCGTSARTVSRILTRAGMPRLWDLDPVTGERIRASRATDRRYERDAPGDMIHIDVKKLGRIPDGGGWRADPNQSARNHSTGHTRVGFDYVHVAVDDHTRLAYAEVLPDEKGPTCAGFLTRAAAAMAANGAPVRRVMTDNAFAYRLSKDFQDALAALGAKHVLIKPRHPWQNGKAERFNRTLQEGWAYRQPFTSNQARTDALQPWLDFYNNHRPHSSLGGKPPISRCKQPTD, from the coding sequence ATGTCCCACCGTAATGCCCGCTTGACCCCGACCGGTAGGCGGATCCTTATCGAGCGCGTCCTCGCCGGCCGTCCCGTGGCCCATGTGGCCAAAGAAATGGGCATCTCAAGGACCTGCGCGCACCGCTGGATCAGCCGGTACCGCACCCATGGCTGGGCCGGCCTCGAGGACCGCAGCTCCCGCCCAAGGTCGTGCCCACACGCGACTTCTGCTGCGCTGGTTGCCGATGTCCTGACCCAGCGCGTGAAGCACCGCGAAGGGCCAGCGGGCCTGGCAGCCCGGTGCGGGACGAGCGCCCGGACGGTCTCCCGCATTCTGACCCGCGCGGGCATGCCCCGGCTGTGGGACCTGGACCCGGTGACCGGGGAACGGATCCGGGCATCCCGTGCCACGGACCGCCGGTACGAGCGCGACGCTCCCGGAGACATGATCCATATCGACGTCAAGAAACTAGGCCGGATTCCCGACGGCGGAGGCTGGCGGGCAGACCCGAACCAATCCGCCCGCAACCACTCAACAGGCCATACAAGGGTCGGTTTCGACTACGTCCACGTGGCCGTCGATGACCACACTCGTCTGGCCTACGCCGAGGTCCTGCCCGACGAGAAAGGCCCGACCTGCGCAGGGTTCCTCACCCGGGCCGCAGCGGCCATGGCAGCCAACGGCGCGCCAGTCAGACGGGTCATGACCGACAACGCCTTTGCCTACCGGTTATCGAAAGATTTCCAGGACGCACTCGCTGCACTGGGCGCCAAGCACGTCCTGATCAAACCCCGCCATCCCTGGCAGAACGGCAAAGCAGAACGCTTCAACCGCACCCTTCAAGAAGGCTGGGCCTACCGGCAACCATTCACTTCCAACCAGGCCCGGACAGACGCCCTGCAGCCATGGCTAGACTTCTACAACAACCACCGGCCGCACAGCAGCCTCGGAGGCAAACCACCCATCAGCAGGTGCAAACAACCTACTGACTGA
- a CDS encoding DUF5998 family protein — MSTQSPTPQSRPSNTGHHTAHNHSSQGQSLDQALQQAGFYPRLVADVVDDALDGRECLSHLVHLETHFDRAEVRRHITVLVLTEDMLVITHVDDQQLDEAGEQIVAQISTESVPVAQIRSVVLSYMYAQPQDYKPSDPVREMTVSIAWSGGQRLDMGPASCGDPQCEADHGYSGTIAQEDIVLRISAEADGLQAVQDAKVFARALRAVNTANPTPVPHAGIPAPRPRSGVFSNRLSRGHQR, encoded by the coding sequence ATGAGCACCCAGTCTCCGACGCCTCAGTCCCGTCCGTCCAATACCGGGCACCACACCGCCCACAACCATAGCTCGCAGGGACAGAGCCTGGATCAAGCGCTGCAGCAGGCTGGTTTCTACCCCCGGCTGGTTGCCGACGTCGTTGATGACGCGTTGGACGGCCGCGAATGCTTGTCACACCTGGTGCACCTTGAGACACACTTTGATCGCGCCGAGGTCCGCCGTCACATCACGGTTCTCGTGCTCACGGAAGACATGCTGGTGATCACCCACGTTGACGACCAGCAGCTGGATGAAGCCGGGGAACAGATCGTTGCCCAGATTTCCACGGAGTCCGTGCCCGTGGCCCAGATCCGTTCGGTGGTCCTGAGCTACATGTACGCCCAGCCACAGGACTACAAGCCGTCCGATCCCGTGCGGGAAATGACGGTATCCATAGCCTGGTCCGGCGGGCAGCGCCTGGACATGGGGCCGGCAAGCTGTGGGGATCCCCAGTGCGAGGCAGACCACGGCTACAGCGGAACCATCGCGCAGGAAGACATCGTCCTGCGCATCAGTGCCGAAGCGGACGGCCTCCAAGCGGTCCAGGACGCCAAGGTCTTCGCCCGCGCTCTGCGTGCCGTGAACACGGCCAATCCCACACCCGTTCCGCACGCCGGCATCCCCGCGCCGCGGCCACGTTCAGGGGTCTTCAGCAACCGCTTGAGCCGCGGACACCAGCGTTGA
- the sepH gene encoding septation protein SepH has translation MQDLRLVGVHDDGGHLLLSGPGGAMFQLPIDEALRAATSRTPAQVAARASITPIAMSPRDIQSRIRSGSTAAEVSELSGLPLANVQRYEGPVLAEREYVAQQARNIEVASPAPGHDIYRSVFGDNPATLGEMVAHRLSAHGIDSSTVEWDSWRRSDGSWTVVARFDAVPGTHGSIGEEPPAMWTFSPQRKSLQNANRWAQQLSELEPLDGPVPARRLAAVSDRPFDFETDAETAARASAKESDSLLEMLRSRRGQRLGVDEDGDDALAVLLSNVPAAHPRTGAEDQQPAEEAAPDQQESSAPPATEPLRKDGRPSMLSRLSLAPRNHDSNEEDPLKLHDGVSTETREITVVASPLRPVTSLTGRKPAAGRAPETTDAEAPAQEKGPAQEKGPAQEKATMQRAGLDELLGGAVIPEAQVDRPASGAQSVAQEKASLEAREGGAHKDAEATVERQPSRPKRSSIPSWDEIVFGARGD, from the coding sequence ATGCAGGATCTACGGCTGGTAGGCGTCCACGACGACGGCGGGCATCTGCTCCTGAGCGGACCCGGCGGTGCGATGTTCCAGCTTCCGATCGACGAGGCACTTCGTGCCGCGACGAGCCGGACCCCTGCCCAGGTTGCCGCGCGGGCTTCAATCACTCCAATTGCCATGTCCCCCAGGGATATCCAGTCCAGAATCCGCAGTGGATCCACGGCTGCCGAAGTCTCCGAGTTGTCCGGGCTGCCGCTTGCCAATGTGCAGCGTTATGAGGGCCCCGTCCTCGCTGAGCGCGAGTACGTCGCGCAGCAGGCCCGCAACATCGAAGTAGCGTCCCCCGCCCCGGGGCATGACATCTACCGCTCTGTCTTTGGCGACAACCCAGCGACGCTTGGCGAAATGGTGGCCCACCGGCTATCCGCGCACGGCATCGATTCTTCGACGGTTGAATGGGACTCCTGGCGCCGCTCGGACGGTTCCTGGACCGTCGTCGCGCGCTTTGACGCGGTCCCTGGCACCCACGGAAGTATTGGCGAGGAGCCACCAGCGATGTGGACGTTCAGTCCGCAACGGAAATCCCTCCAAAACGCCAACCGCTGGGCCCAGCAGCTCAGCGAACTGGAGCCGCTGGACGGCCCAGTTCCTGCACGCCGGCTTGCCGCTGTTTCGGATCGTCCCTTCGATTTCGAGACCGACGCCGAAACCGCAGCTCGCGCGTCTGCGAAGGAATCCGACAGCCTGCTGGAAATGCTCCGCTCGCGCCGCGGGCAGCGCCTCGGTGTGGACGAAGACGGTGACGACGCCCTGGCTGTCCTGCTCAGCAACGTTCCGGCAGCCCACCCGAGGACCGGCGCGGAAGACCAGCAGCCCGCCGAGGAAGCAGCCCCGGATCAGCAGGAATCCAGTGCCCCTCCGGCGACTGAGCCGTTACGGAAGGATGGACGGCCATCGATGCTGTCCCGGCTGAGCCTGGCGCCCCGGAACCATGACTCGAACGAGGAAGACCCCCTGAAACTCCACGACGGTGTCAGCACGGAAACACGTGAAATAACTGTTGTGGCCAGTCCGCTGCGGCCTGTCACGTCTTTGACTGGACGCAAGCCGGCTGCTGGCAGGGCTCCGGAAACCACCGACGCGGAGGCGCCCGCCCAGGAAAAGGGACCCGCCCAGGAAAAGGGACCCGCCCAGGAAAAGGCGACCATGCAGCGGGCGGGTTTGGATGAGCTGCTTGGCGGGGCTGTGATCCCGGAGGCACAGGTTGATCGTCCTGCATCCGGTGCCCAGTCAGTTGCACAGGAGAAGGCATCACTCGAAGCCAGGGAAGGAGGCGCGCACAAGGACGCTGAGGCAACCGTAGAGCGCCAGCCCTCCCGGCCTAAGCGGTCAAGCATTCCCAGCTGGGACGAGATCGTCTTCGGCGCCCGCGGCGACTAG
- a CDS encoding thymidine kinase, with protein MAELVFFSGTMDCGKSTLALQMDYNHRARGRGGVRFSCNDRAGDSTISSRLGLQTDAVEVRTDTDFWEEVVVRRTSGLRVDYLICDEAQFYSAVHVEQLARLVDEMDVDVFAFGITSDFRTTLFPGSQRLIELADKVQVLQVEALCWCGRRATQNARTVDGIMVVEGDQVMVGDVAPQHASEVPGLSDAVQPGADLEAALGDEPVVGYETLCRRHYMRRVTAHGANLMAGADQTLPFDVDACLWPGAGSGSMRR; from the coding sequence GTGGCTGAACTCGTCTTCTTTTCAGGCACCATGGACTGCGGTAAGTCCACGCTCGCCCTGCAAATGGACTACAACCACCGCGCGCGGGGCAGGGGTGGCGTACGTTTCAGCTGCAACGACCGTGCCGGTGATTCAACAATCTCCAGCAGGTTGGGCCTGCAGACAGACGCAGTTGAAGTCCGGACCGACACCGATTTCTGGGAGGAAGTAGTTGTACGCCGGACCAGCGGGCTTCGCGTGGACTACCTGATCTGTGACGAAGCCCAGTTCTATTCGGCTGTCCACGTGGAGCAGCTGGCACGCTTGGTGGATGAGATGGACGTGGACGTCTTCGCGTTCGGGATCACCTCGGACTTCCGTACCACCTTGTTTCCCGGCTCGCAGCGTCTGATCGAGCTCGCCGACAAAGTGCAGGTCTTACAGGTCGAGGCCTTGTGCTGGTGCGGGCGCCGCGCAACCCAAAATGCACGAACGGTGGACGGCATCATGGTGGTGGAAGGCGACCAGGTCATGGTTGGCGACGTCGCTCCCCAGCACGCCAGCGAGGTCCCGGGCTTGAGCGATGCCGTTCAGCCAGGGGCAGATCTTGAAGCAGCTCTTGGCGATGAACCCGTGGTTGGATATGAAACGTTGTGCCGACGCCACTACATGCGCCGAGTGACTGCCCACGGGGCCAACCTGATGGCCGGCGCAGACCAGACTCTTCCGTTCGACGTCGATGCCTGCCTCTGGCCCGGTGCTGGCTCTGGTTCGATGCGGCGCTAG
- a CDS encoding DUF3093 domain-containing protein has protein sequence MPTSDQSAPVPARNNPTASEVLFTEKLWPTIWIWIVVVGLSGAGILMFAPISAAAGIIAALVLLAIMTILLVVSTPTIIVTRDSLRVGRATIERKFVGTAEAFKKEEATAERGPRLNGLAYMCFRGWIDPVVKIAITDPADRTPYWLVSSRRPDELVAALSTR, from the coding sequence ATGCCTACGTCTGACCAGTCCGCTCCCGTGCCTGCCCGGAACAATCCCACCGCCTCCGAGGTACTGTTCACCGAGAAATTATGGCCAACCATTTGGATCTGGATCGTCGTCGTGGGCCTCTCGGGCGCTGGAATCCTGATGTTCGCACCCATCAGCGCCGCTGCGGGCATCATCGCCGCCCTGGTTCTCCTAGCGATCATGACCATCCTGTTGGTGGTCTCAACGCCCACCATCATCGTGACGCGGGACAGCCTGAGGGTGGGGCGGGCCACCATCGAGCGAAAATTCGTCGGCACCGCGGAGGCGTTCAAAAAAGAGGAGGCCACCGCCGAGCGTGGCCCCCGCCTCAATGGGCTGGCGTACATGTGTTTCCGCGGGTGGATCGATCCCGTAGTCAAAATCGCCATCACCGATCCCGCCGACCGAACGCCTTATTGGTTGGTGTCTTCCCGCAGGCCGGACGAACTCGTCGCCGCGTTGAGCACGCGATAG
- the dut gene encoding dUTP diphosphatase — protein sequence MSNETAVFSNETTAAYGAPTLDVQLKMLDAGLEAPSYAHPGDAGADLRAREDVKLAPGERKLVPTGVSIALPDGFVALIHPRSGLATKHGLTVVNAPGTVDAGYRGEIAVTLLNTDQNHAIELKRGDRIAQMVIQRVEYARFVMVDDLSDSARGTGGFGSTGGFNAPVAG from the coding sequence GTGAGCAACGAGACCGCAGTATTCAGTAATGAGACCACCGCAGCGTACGGCGCGCCCACTTTGGACGTTCAGCTGAAGATGCTCGACGCCGGGTTGGAAGCCCCCTCCTATGCGCACCCCGGCGATGCCGGCGCGGACTTGCGGGCCCGCGAGGATGTGAAACTTGCCCCTGGAGAACGGAAATTGGTTCCTACCGGCGTTTCAATTGCCCTCCCGGACGGCTTTGTGGCACTCATCCACCCGCGGTCCGGCCTGGCGACCAAGCACGGCCTCACTGTGGTCAACGCACCCGGAACTGTGGACGCAGGTTACCGCGGAGAAATCGCGGTCACACTGCTCAACACCGATCAAAACCACGCCATTGAGCTCAAGCGCGGCGATAGAATTGCCCAAATGGTTATTCAGCGCGTTGAGTACGCGCGCTTCGTGATGGTTGATGATCTGTCCGACTCCGCCCGGGGAACGGGCGGCTTTGGTTCCACCGGCGGATTCAACGCACCGGTGGCCGGATAA
- a CDS encoding DUF4193 domain-containing protein, producing the protein MATDYDAPRKTEEDVSEDSIEELKTRQSGKQSSAVDVDETDLADGFELPGADLSGEELLIQVMPPQPDEFTCYNCFLVKHRSQIATERDGHLYCTECES; encoded by the coding sequence ATGGCCACGGATTATGATGCCCCTCGAAAGACCGAGGAAGACGTCAGCGAGGACTCCATTGAGGAACTCAAGACGCGCCAGTCGGGGAAGCAATCCTCCGCGGTGGACGTCGATGAGACCGATCTTGCCGATGGCTTCGAGCTCCCGGGAGCGGACCTCTCCGGAGAAGAGCTCCTGATTCAGGTCATGCCCCCGCAGCCTGACGAATTCACGTGCTACAACTGCTTCCTGGTCAAACACCGCTCACAGATTGCCACAGAGAGGGATGGGCACCTGTACTGCACCGAATGCGAGAGCTAG
- a CDS encoding nucleotide pyrophosphatase/phosphodiesterase family protein yields MQTTPGAAPAADLPSAPLFGSRSIAEVFTSAAASMGLPGFANQLHLPASQRVCVVLADGLGRNLLKQKASHTPFLRSILAAGQGSVPNWIDSAFPSTTAASLASLGTGLPAGQHGMVGYDVLDPSQDKVVNLLGNWDAHVDPAVWQPHATVFERISAEVDVVTVSLPQFGNSPMTQAALRGSRFVGGTTLHARTAAAAEAMSGGGRSLMYFYVNELDKAGHRYGCQSDRWEHQLEELDSTVKRLSATLPAGTTIVVTGDHGMLDVPESQRIDYSADPSLVAGVRHTAGEPRMVHLYLEPGLPDAQRESLISAWRTRFGERIWAFTREQAIRAGLFGDVQPEVAARIGDVMIAARDTLALYDTRRVRPASLEVVGQHGSLTKAEREVPFLCFPAAGKKGKRG; encoded by the coding sequence ATGCAAACAACCCCGGGTGCGGCACCGGCCGCCGACCTCCCTTCGGCTCCGCTCTTCGGGAGCAGGTCGATCGCCGAGGTCTTCACCAGTGCGGCCGCGAGCATGGGCCTTCCCGGATTCGCCAACCAGCTTCACCTGCCTGCCTCGCAACGCGTCTGCGTAGTCCTTGCCGATGGACTGGGTCGCAACTTGCTCAAGCAAAAGGCCTCGCATACACCGTTTCTGCGTTCCATCCTGGCCGCCGGGCAAGGCAGCGTCCCCAACTGGATTGATTCAGCCTTTCCCAGCACAACTGCGGCTTCCCTTGCCAGCCTGGGCACCGGGCTCCCCGCGGGGCAGCATGGCATGGTGGGCTACGACGTCCTGGATCCTTCGCAGGACAAAGTGGTGAACCTGCTTGGCAACTGGGACGCACACGTAGATCCTGCTGTTTGGCAGCCACACGCCACGGTGTTCGAGCGCATATCGGCGGAAGTCGACGTCGTCACCGTAAGCCTCCCGCAGTTCGGGAATTCCCCCATGACCCAGGCAGCCCTCCGCGGCAGCCGTTTCGTGGGCGGTACCACCCTGCATGCGCGTACTGCCGCCGCAGCGGAGGCGATGTCCGGCGGGGGCCGTTCGCTCATGTACTTTTACGTCAATGAATTGGACAAAGCAGGCCATCGCTACGGCTGCCAGTCCGACCGCTGGGAACACCAGCTTGAAGAACTCGACTCCACGGTGAAGAGACTGTCCGCAACGCTGCCCGCGGGAACCACGATTGTGGTGACCGGGGATCACGGAATGCTGGACGTTCCTGAGTCCCAGCGCATTGACTACTCCGCAGATCCTTCACTCGTTGCCGGAGTCCGCCATACTGCCGGTGAACCCCGCATGGTGCACCTTTACCTCGAGCCCGGCCTTCCCGATGCGCAGCGTGAGTCGCTGATTTCCGCGTGGCGGACACGGTTCGGTGAACGCATCTGGGCCTTCACCCGTGAGCAGGCGATCCGCGCCGGGTTGTTTGGGGATGTCCAGCCAGAGGTAGCCGCTCGCATCGGCGATGTCATGATCGCCGCCCGGGACACCTTGGCACTTTATGACACCCGCAGGGTCCGCCCGGCATCGTTGGAAGTAGTAGGCCAACATGGTTCCCTGACCAAGGCAGAACGCGAAGTGCCGTTCCTTTGCTTCCCCGCAGCCGGTAAAAAGGGCAAGCGTGGCTGA